The stretch of DNA ATTTTAAAGAGTAACGATATTCCGGCCACTATATTTGCTATCGTTTCATATGTCGGGAAAGGCAGCGAAATATCGCAGTACCTAAGCTGGGACAACATGCGCGAAATGCAGCGAACCGGCTATTTTACATTTTACTCGCACACATACAGCAACCATCGCTATGTAACGGTTGATGATAAAGGCACGACTTTGCCGGCGCTCATGGCCCGTATCTACCGCGGGAACGGTGAGCGAGAGACGCTCGGCCAGTACGAGAAAAGAATTTTTAGCGATCTGTTGAAATCACGCGTTGTAATCGAGAATCAGTTGAAGCACCCGGTACGCTACCTCGCGCTTCCCTATGGGGCATCAAACTGGGTCTCAACCAATGCCGCGGTTGCGGCGGGGTTTAAATATATTCTCTCAATGCGACCGGGCCTCAATACCCGCTCTACACCATCGACAAAGCTCTGCCGTTTCGATGCGGGCAACGTGCAGAAAAGCGGTCCGGCCGTGCACAATGAGGTTACAACCTGGATTAAGAGAAACAGCCCCCAGAATATCCCGATGACAAGTCCGCTTAGGCAACCGGTTGCAAAGTAAGCCTGTTACAGAACTAACGATTGAAGGATAGAACCTCATGATGTGTGAATAGACGCTATTCCTAGCAGGCAGACGATGCGCTTCTTTGTTCAAAACACGGGATACACAGCGTCGTGCCCCGGTATTGCCTGGTTTTTGTCTCCATTGTCGACTCGCCGCATGAATCACAAATAAGCGATTGCACGATTTCAGCCTTAGGCGGCAGCTCGGATTCTATTTCGCGAGCGTCAAAGAGGTCATCCGCCGGCATGACCAACAGCCTTTTGATCGTTTCTTCGCGGGTCTCGCCTTCCCTGCCCCAACGCCCCTTCGGCCTTACCGAAACACGAAGCGCTTTACCGGTAATTCTATCGGCGATGGTATAGACGTGTTTACCGTAGTCCTTGAAGAAGAGATTGCCTTTGCCGGCCGTTGTCCCAAGAACGCACTGTAAGGCATCGATCCCGCACGCACGGTTCTCAACAATTGCAATGGTTTGTTCATCATCGGCGCGGGTGGCTTGGAGCCAGTCGAGTGCCAGCAACGCGGCACGATACCCAAGCGCGAGACCCGGGCACATGTGTCCGTGAAAAGCTGCGACCTCCTCGATTGTCGGGGCGCCTTGTTTAGAATTGCTCACTTCTGTGCTATCCCTCAATGAGTTTCTCGGCGATTTGCACCGCATTGAGAGCGGCGCCCTTTTTAATCTGATCGCCGACAACCCAGAAGTTAAGGCCGTTTTCGCATGAGATATCTTCGCGTATGCGGCCGACAAAACAATCGTCCTTACCGGCAGCGATAAGCGGCATCGGGTATTGCTTGTTCGCAGGATCATCTATAACTTTAAGGCCCGGTGCGGCGGCAAAAAGCTCGCGCGCCTTATCCGGGGCGATTTTCTCCTCAGTCTCAACGGAAATCGCTTCCGAGTGAGCGCGCATAACGGGAACGCGCACGCAAGTCGGGCAGACCTTAATGTCTGCGTCGTGCAGCATCTTGCGGGTC from Candidatus Aquicultor sp. encodes:
- a CDS encoding polysaccharide deacetylase family protein, with translation MSESCDATSRTNITEIKHVRRASVLLVLLSVLLIIINISFSSSSAYAIAAGTAKPTAGVNQATPPVYYTNGFVILNYHSIAEDESTYTISPEHFTEQLTTLKKLGYNFVSLDTAAQFMEGKRALPANALVITFDDGVDSFYRCAYPILKSNDIPATIFAIVSYVGKGSEISQYLSWDNMREMQRTGYFTFYSHTYSNHRYVTVDDKGTTLPALMARIYRGNGERETLGQYEKRIFSDLLKSRVVIENQLKHPVRYLALPYGASNWVSTNAAVAAGFKYILSMRPGLNTRSTPSTKLCRFDAGNVQKSGPAVHNEVTTWIKRNSPQNIPMTSPLRQPVAK
- a CDS encoding FmdE family protein: MSNSKQGAPTIEEVAAFHGHMCPGLALGYRAALLALDWLQATRADDEQTIAIVENRACGIDALQCVLGTTAGKGNLFFKDYGKHVYTIADRITGKALRVSVRPKGRWGREGETREETIKRLLVMPADDLFDAREIESELPPKAEIVQSLICDSCGESTMETKTRQYRGTTLCIPCFEQRSASSAC